In the bacterium genome, one interval contains:
- the mutY gene encoding A/G-specific adenine glycosylase produces MPIPSRSSRISPPLTAVAVKTLVRWYQRQQRDLPWRRTHHPYAIWISEILLQQTQVETVRPYFLRFLTAFPTVEALAAAPIDAVLKAWEGCGYYARARHLHRAAKLIAERGEFPDTAEGLQQLPGVGPYTAAAIASIAFGEAVPVIDGNVERVLARVLGEKRIIKSPAAAKRLKTAASAIMQSAAEQKLKPGDLNQAMMEIGATLCMPRRALCEECPLKSECCAYRTLSDVTVLPRKAPKKSVPHYDIGAAIIEKNGKILITQRPLEAMLGGLWEFPGGKLDAGETLEECVAREIEEELGIRIRVGKLFARVKHAYSHFRITLHVFKCRPMAGRIKKLGIADYRWVTPDELSQFAFPKADRVVIEKLRDEG; encoded by the coding sequence GTGCCCATACCCTCCCGATCCTCGCGCATCTCTCCGCCGCTGACCGCCGTCGCCGTGAAGACCCTTGTCCGCTGGTATCAGCGTCAGCAACGCGACCTGCCGTGGCGGCGCACCCATCATCCGTATGCGATCTGGATCAGCGAAATCCTTTTGCAGCAAACTCAGGTCGAAACGGTTCGGCCTTATTTTTTGCGTTTTCTGACCGCATTTCCCACCGTGGAGGCGCTGGCCGCCGCGCCAATCGATGCTGTGCTGAAGGCATGGGAAGGCTGCGGCTACTATGCACGCGCCCGCCATCTGCACCGCGCGGCGAAGTTGATTGCGGAGCGCGGAGAATTTCCTGATACTGCTGAAGGACTACAGCAACTGCCCGGTGTGGGGCCGTATACCGCAGCGGCAATTGCCTCGATTGCTTTCGGGGAAGCGGTGCCCGTAATCGATGGCAATGTGGAGCGGGTACTGGCCCGAGTGCTGGGCGAAAAGCGGATTATCAAGAGCCCTGCGGCGGCCAAGCGATTGAAAACGGCGGCGAGCGCGATTATGCAGAGTGCCGCAGAGCAGAAGCTGAAGCCGGGAGATTTGAATCAGGCGATGATGGAAATCGGCGCGACGCTCTGCATGCCGCGCCGCGCGCTGTGCGAGGAGTGTCCGCTGAAGAGCGAGTGCTGTGCCTACCGGACACTGTCCGATGTGACGGTGCTGCCGCGCAAGGCGCCGAAGAAGTCGGTTCCGCACTATGACATCGGCGCGGCCATCATCGAGAAGAACGGTAAGATTCTGATTACCCAGCGCCCGCTGGAAGCCATGCTCGGCGGGTTATGGGAATTTCCCGGGGGCAAGCTGGATGCGGGAGAGACTCTCGAAGAGTGTGTGGCGCGGGAGATTGAAGAAGAGTTGGGGATACGGATCCGTGTGGGCAAATTGTTCGCGCGCGTCAAGCATGCCTATTCCCATTTCAGGATTACGCTGCATGTCTTCAAGTGCAGGCCGATGGCGGGACGGATTAAGAAGCTGGGGATAGCCGATTACCGCTGGGTGACGCCGGACGAGCTATCGCAGTTTGCCTTTCCTAAGGCGGACCGGGTGGTGATTGAAAAGCTCAGGGATGAAGGATGA
- a CDS encoding dCMP deaminase family protein → MSDRISWDEYFYGLTHLIAQRSVCLRRKVGCLIVRNHQILCTGYNGPPAGHPHPIELGGCERDIEGIKSGERLELCYCLHAEQNALLQAARNGVSIEGAEIYVTNFPCPICARMIANSGIKHVRVFGSYPGEDRSRLVLERCGLTVSYPDVSRFRYPVDDLPDKP, encoded by the coding sequence ATGTCCGACCGCATTTCCTGGGATGAATATTTCTACGGCCTCACGCACCTCATTGCGCAGCGCAGCGTCTGTTTGCGCCGCAAGGTGGGGTGTCTGATCGTCCGCAACCATCAGATTCTCTGCACGGGATACAACGGCCCGCCCGCCGGTCATCCCCATCCCATCGAACTGGGCGGCTGCGAGCGCGACATCGAAGGCATCAAGTCCGGCGAGCGCCTCGAACTCTGCTATTGCCTGCACGCCGAGCAGAATGCGCTGCTGCAGGCGGCGCGCAACGGCGTGTCCATCGAAGGCGCGGAAATCTATGTCACCAACTTCCCCTGCCCCATCTGCGCCCGCATGATCGCCAATTCCGGCATCAAGCATGTCAGGGTCTTCGGCAGTTATCCCGGCGAGGATCGCAGCCGTCTTGTCCTCGAGCGTTGCGGCCTCACGGTCAGCTATCCCGACGTCAGCCGGTTCCGCTATCCCGTCGACGATCTGCCCGACAAGCCTTGA
- a CDS encoding glycosyltransferase family 2 protein, with amino-acid sequence MTAKSLTTFAERPERQFRKVVCIMPAYNAETTLEKTFRSIPEGCVDEFILTDDCSRDHTAELAESLGIRVIRHKVNGGYGANQKTCYDAALESGADVVVMVHPDYQYDGRITPAVISLLATGNCDMILGSRIRTRNETLEGGMPIYKYLSNRALTMFENIMLGQNLGDFHSGYRAYTREVLAKINYHANSDDFVFDTEFLAQAAYHGFRIGDVPIPTRYFDEASSINFRRSAKYGLQTIGVMFKYHLQKMGLLRSPLFMGAPQPALQGAGQR; translated from the coding sequence ATGACGGCAAAATCCCTCACCACCTTTGCGGAGCGCCCCGAGCGGCAGTTCCGCAAAGTGGTCTGCATTATGCCCGCGTACAACGCGGAAACCACTCTCGAGAAAACCTTCCGCTCGATCCCCGAAGGCTGCGTGGACGAATTCATTCTCACCGATGATTGCAGCCGGGACCACACCGCCGAGTTGGCGGAGAGTCTCGGCATCCGCGTCATTCGCCATAAGGTGAATGGCGGCTACGGCGCCAATCAGAAGACCTGCTACGACGCCGCGCTGGAATCCGGCGCCGATGTGGTCGTCATGGTGCATCCCGACTATCAGTATGATGGCCGCATCACTCCCGCCGTCATCAGTCTGCTGGCCACCGGCAACTGCGACATGATTCTCGGATCGCGCATCCGCACCCGCAACGAGACCCTCGAAGGTGGCATGCCCATCTATAAGTACCTGAGCAACCGCGCGCTGACCATGTTCGAGAATATCATGCTCGGGCAGAACCTCGGCGATTTTCACAGCGGCTACCGGGCCTACACGCGCGAGGTGCTGGCGAAGATCAATTACCACGCCAACTCCGACGATTTCGTGTTCGACACCGAGTTTCTGGCACAGGCCGCCTATCACGGCTTCCGCATCGGTGATGTGCCCATTCCCACCCGCTATTTCGACGAAGCGTCTTCCATCAACTTCCGCCGCAGCGCCAAGTACGGACTGCAAACCATCGGCGTGATGTTCAAATATCATTTGCAGAAGATGGGCCTGCTTCGCAGCCCGCTGTTTATGGGCGCGCCGCAGCCTGCCCTTCAGGGAGCAGGACAACGGTGA
- a CDS encoding glycosyltransferase family 2 protein, producing the protein MTTPELVAAVVFWLCVGAMFHTYVLYPLTLQLFRRRYATPPVMPEDSWPRVAVLVPAYNEEKVIAAKIENCLALDYPADKLEILVGSDGSKDRTNEIVRSYGDSRLHLIELPGRSGKTGVLNRLVTETGAEIIVFSDANVMIEPAALRLLIRHFADDKVGVAGGGKYILIPAGAEAVHGEALYGNYENRLRAKESAVGGMSGALGSLMAMRRVLYRPYASGSTNDDTVPSIWATLGGYRNVYDPQARAFEESGRSVNEEFRRRIRIGAGNFQTLFRYFGVLHPRCGICAYTFFSHKVLRWIFPFLMLGALVSNLFLLSVDFYRFAMAVQVIGYGAVLLGFLLDRVGLRLPLLTALYHFVALNMALFIGFLVYGRGITTSAWEPTARKA; encoded by the coding sequence ATGACCACTCCCGAACTCGTGGCGGCTGTGGTCTTCTGGCTGTGCGTCGGAGCGATGTTCCACACGTACGTGCTGTATCCGCTCACCTTGCAGCTCTTTCGGCGCCGCTATGCGACCCCGCCCGTGATGCCGGAGGATAGCTGGCCGCGCGTGGCCGTGCTCGTCCCCGCTTATAATGAAGAGAAGGTCATCGCCGCCAAGATCGAGAATTGCCTTGCCCTCGACTATCCTGCGGACAAACTCGAAATCCTCGTCGGCTCCGACGGCTCGAAAGACCGCACCAATGAGATCGTGCGCAGCTACGGCGATTCCCGCCTGCATCTGATCGAACTGCCCGGACGCAGCGGCAAGACCGGCGTTCTGAACCGCCTCGTGACCGAGACCGGTGCCGAGATCATTGTCTTCAGCGATGCCAATGTGATGATCGAGCCTGCCGCGCTGCGGCTGCTCATCCGTCACTTTGCCGATGACAAAGTCGGCGTGGCCGGCGGCGGCAAATATATTCTGATTCCCGCGGGCGCCGAAGCCGTGCACGGCGAAGCGCTTTACGGCAACTATGAAAACCGCCTGCGCGCCAAAGAGAGCGCCGTCGGCGGCATGTCCGGCGCGCTGGGCTCGCTGATGGCCATGCGGCGTGTGCTCTACCGGCCCTATGCCTCCGGCTCCACCAATGATGATACCGTGCCCTCCATCTGGGCTACGCTGGGCGGTTACCGCAATGTGTATGATCCCCAGGCCCGCGCCTTCGAAGAATCGGGCCGCAGCGTGAACGAGGAGTTCCGCCGCCGGATCCGCATCGGCGCCGGCAACTTTCAAACCTTATTCCGCTACTTCGGCGTGCTGCACCCCCGCTGCGGAATCTGCGCCTACACCTTCTTTTCCCATAAGGTGCTGCGCTGGATCTTCCCCTTCCTGATGCTTGGCGCGCTGGTCAGCAATCTGTTTCTGTTGTCGGTAGACTTTTACCGCTTTGCCATGGCCGTGCAGGTCATCGGTTATGGCGCGGTGCTGCTCGGCTTCCTGCTGGATCGCGTCGGGCTGCGCCTGCCGCTGCTGACGGCTCTCTATCATTTCGTGGCGTTGAATATGGCTCTCTTTATTGGCTTTCTCGTCTATGGACGCGGTATTACCACGAGCGCCTGGGAACCCACCGCTCGCAAAGCATAG
- the crcB gene encoding fluoride efflux transporter CrcB, with the protein MREILLVGTGGFLGSVARYAAGGLVYRIVRTPLLPWGTLAVNVLGCLAIGFCGGLAESRQLFSPDARLFLFIGIFGGFTTFSTFGYETFALARDGEMLLAGSNILLQVTFGLGAVWAGQVLSRVF; encoded by the coding sequence ATGCGTGAAATCTTGCTGGTCGGCACAGGTGGGTTTTTAGGATCGGTAGCCCGCTATGCCGCGGGAGGTCTGGTCTATCGCATCGTGCGCACTCCGCTGCTGCCGTGGGGCACGCTGGCCGTAAATGTGCTCGGCTGTCTGGCCATTGGCTTTTGCGGCGGCCTGGCCGAATCGCGGCAACTGTTTTCGCCGGATGCGCGGCTGTTTCTGTTTATCGGAATCTTCGGCGGCTTCACCACCTTCTCGACCTTTGGCTATGAAACCTTCGCCCTGGCCCGCGACGGCGAGATGCTGCTCGCCGGAAGCAATATCCTGTTGCAGGTCACGTTCGGTCTGGGCGCGGTCTGGGCCGGACAGGTACTCAGCCGTGTCTTCTGA
- a CDS encoding DUF190 domain-containing protein — protein sequence MVLPEEGTLLRIFFGEHDRHDGIPLYEWIVRRAREQGLAGATVLRGLEGFGAHSRLHTAKILRLSTDLPIVVEIVDVREKIEAFLPLIDDAITEGMATLERVQIRFYRSGGPDREAKDR from the coding sequence ATGGTGCTGCCTGAAGAAGGAACCCTGCTGCGGATATTTTTCGGCGAGCATGACCGGCACGACGGAATCCCGCTCTATGAATGGATCGTGCGGCGGGCGCGCGAACAGGGACTGGCCGGAGCGACCGTGCTCCGCGGGCTCGAAGGCTTCGGCGCGCACAGCCGCCTGCATACCGCCAAGATTTTGCGGCTGTCCACCGATCTGCCCATCGTCGTGGAGATCGTCGACGTCCGCGAGAAGATCGAAGCCTTTCTACCGTTGATTGACGACGCGATTACTGAAGGAATGGCGACTTTGGAACGAGTACAGATCCGCTTCTACCGCAGCGGCGGCCCCGACCGGGAAGCAAAGGACAGGTGA
- a CDS encoding ferritin-like domain-containing protein, with the protein MKMQMLDSLEGLFINELKDVYNAEHQVMKALPKLCNAAASPELKDAFLEHLDQTRMQIERLEEVFDMLNLATKGKKCEAMQGIIEEGQEIIDEDGDDAVKDAALIAAAQKVEHYEIATYGCLRTWAVLLGHEQVAEILEDILEEEKQTDLFLTEIAENIINEQAVDVEEETMMYNR; encoded by the coding sequence ATGAAAATGCAGATGCTGGACTCCCTCGAAGGACTCTTCATCAATGAGTTGAAGGACGTTTACAATGCGGAGCACCAGGTGATGAAGGCGCTCCCCAAGTTGTGCAATGCCGCCGCGTCGCCGGAGTTGAAGGATGCTTTTCTGGAGCATCTGGATCAGACACGGATGCAGATTGAGCGTCTGGAGGAGGTCTTTGACATGCTGAACCTGGCCACCAAGGGGAAGAAGTGCGAAGCGATGCAGGGGATTATCGAAGAGGGCCAGGAGATCATAGATGAAGACGGGGATGATGCGGTGAAAGACGCCGCCCTGATCGCCGCGGCGCAGAAGGTGGAGCACTACGAGATAGCCACCTATGGCTGCCTCCGCACCTGGGCCGTTCTGCTGGGGCACGAGCAGGTTGCCGAGATCCTCGAGGATATTCTCGAGGAGGAAAAGCAGACCGATCTGTTTCTGACGGAGATCGCCGAAAATATCATCAATGAGCAGGCGGTGGACGTCGAAGAAGAAACGATGATGTACAACCGCTAA
- a CDS encoding fibronectin type III domain-containing protein yields the protein MAMRTLWLGLVLLVIAGGVKAQDFCIALMETDQQLDSLCGGGGHPLADGTILEIMQDRNPPGIGPEDSLAVVCSTPPNCEDGPMGTVNLNSFMMNSQDTGLWPGQFLLADWYFCSHGGLPNPNRFYVRICLPGRHYYSNIFTPTIGPSEYELGPWVCDNSPCMNCIPPQIPLNVGAGAACGGVSIYWSFTYAARTDSFLIRRNGIRVGTVAAGGQPGGRSFYYANSDTSLAEYRVSGWSAVCGEGTPSESVYARAIVPPVQVQGVLASDGLCDSTVITWNDQSAETGYRVWRSRADGSEVMQLAYLGANVLSYHDLNSQIGVVYRYWVLAENACGLSSASLYNTGFRTITPPQVTGIGASTTTCAAITITWAATSGADSFIVYRDGVRLGATGPLTLFMMDTTAAANSSHSYSVAGKSACGLGAQSSPATGTRTGIPAQVSGVAATNNLCDRIVITWSDVNDETTYVLRRNGQLLANLGANTTSYADTTVSVGTFGYTVRASNPCGSGQVSPTASGVRIALPSQVQGVTASENNCSYVLVTWNDVASEDSFQVRRDGMRMAVLGTNGTSWADYDAVPGTTYSYAVVAYNRCGAGAVSAADNGLRPVILPAVTGLSASSDNCDVVALRWNDLGGEDSYTVYRWYYYYWANIGTTAANETTFTDVNVNPGETFTYYVVGYNLCGWGPACQTVTGKRLPTDVVNFNVQDVGHSTCIQFCGYNNRDCMISVQPLPQGRVPAVSFHPGCNQNGSCNVDCDPTTFVHVIQDWQYDWAYNRYYQVIRGDGCLCATLDSIPSSLRLASPNGGEVLTIQHWATVQWYGAGFVGNVNLDLNRDYPTGQWESLAGNIPNDGNEVIRITDPLSNHCRIRVSAVSDTFSDVSDADFQITASAGRIVVVRPAAPNTPVLMWNAGTVECPLTASATFLIKNIGTSPALVFRPQPLLGGIFSRICLCPDSFTLNAGDTSQCNIRLTYDPVTDGTQLDTLSIRSDASNTAGGFVHVALTGMQISTPQSPQVVIQVQGQDAVLTWQPVSNSVNGCPVYPTAYLVYYSPTGSGPFYYHGFTSSTSYVHPRAVQFAGGMYYQVVAYSGTLSVVEGISQGEEMGVVFGKIGNGK from the coding sequence ATGGCTATGAGAACACTTTGGCTGGGATTGGTTCTGCTGGTGATAGCGGGGGGAGTCAAGGCACAGGATTTCTGTATAGCCTTGATGGAGACCGATCAGCAATTAGACAGCCTGTGCGGTGGGGGTGGGCATCCCTTGGCAGACGGAACGATCTTGGAGATCATGCAGGATCGGAATCCTCCCGGAATCGGTCCAGAGGATTCACTGGCCGTCGTGTGCTCCACACCGCCGAACTGCGAAGACGGGCCGATGGGAACGGTCAATCTCAACTCCTTCATGATGAATTCGCAGGATACTGGGCTGTGGCCGGGTCAGTTTCTTTTGGCGGACTGGTACTTCTGCTCGCACGGTGGCTTGCCCAATCCCAACCGGTTCTATGTTCGCATCTGCCTTCCGGGACGGCATTATTATTCGAATATCTTCACTCCGACCATCGGGCCTTCCGAATATGAACTGGGGCCGTGGGTATGTGATAATAGCCCTTGCATGAACTGCATTCCTCCACAGATACCGTTAAACGTTGGTGCTGGGGCTGCATGCGGAGGGGTGAGTATCTACTGGAGCTTTACCTATGCGGCGCGCACCGATTCTTTCTTAATCCGGCGCAATGGGATCCGAGTGGGTACAGTAGCGGCCGGGGGACAGCCGGGCGGGCGGAGTTTCTATTACGCGAATTCTGACACGTCGCTGGCGGAATACCGAGTAAGCGGCTGGAGCGCGGTCTGCGGAGAAGGCACACCATCGGAATCGGTCTATGCACGGGCGATTGTACCGCCGGTTCAGGTGCAGGGAGTGCTGGCCAGTGACGGGCTGTGCGATTCGACAGTCATTACCTGGAACGACCAATCTGCTGAGACCGGTTACCGGGTCTGGAGATCCCGCGCTGATGGCAGCGAGGTGATGCAACTCGCTTACCTCGGCGCAAACGTCTTATCCTACCATGACCTTAACAGCCAAATCGGAGTCGTGTACCGCTACTGGGTCTTAGCGGAGAATGCCTGCGGGCTGTCCAGCGCGTCCCTTTACAATACGGGATTCCGCACGATTACTCCTCCACAAGTGACGGGTATTGGCGCCAGTACAACAACCTGTGCGGCAATCACAATCACCTGGGCTGCGACCAGCGGAGCCGATAGTTTCATTGTCTACCGTGACGGAGTGCGCTTGGGTGCTACTGGACCACTCACCTTATTTATGATGGATACGACTGCCGCAGCAAATTCTTCGCACAGCTACAGTGTTGCCGGGAAGAGTGCCTGCGGCCTCGGGGCGCAGAGCAGCCCAGCTACGGGCACACGCACAGGAATACCCGCACAGGTCAGCGGAGTGGCGGCGACCAACAATCTCTGCGACCGAATTGTGATCACGTGGTCCGATGTAAATGATGAGACAACGTATGTTCTCCGTCGCAACGGGCAACTGCTGGCAAATCTCGGTGCCAACACGACGAGCTATGCCGATACGACGGTGTCCGTGGGAACGTTTGGGTATACGGTGCGCGCATCCAACCCGTGTGGATCAGGACAGGTTAGTCCCACGGCCAGCGGAGTGCGCATTGCGTTGCCGTCGCAGGTGCAGGGAGTGACCGCCAGTGAGAATAATTGCAGCTACGTGCTGGTCACATGGAATGATGTAGCTTCCGAAGACAGTTTTCAGGTGCGGCGTGACGGGATGCGCATGGCGGTTCTTGGTACAAACGGCACATCCTGGGCCGATTATGACGCGGTGCCGGGTACGACCTACAGTTACGCGGTGGTGGCTTACAACCGCTGTGGCGCAGGCGCAGTCTCGGCGGCGGATAATGGATTGCGTCCAGTAATTCTTCCTGCAGTGACGGGTCTCAGCGCGTCCAGCGACAATTGCGACGTCGTGGCTCTGCGGTGGAATGATCTGGGCGGCGAGGATAGCTACACCGTGTATCGCTGGTACTACTACTACTGGGCCAACATTGGTACGACGGCGGCAAATGAGACGACCTTTACCGATGTGAATGTAAATCCGGGGGAGACGTTCACTTACTACGTGGTGGGTTACAATCTGTGTGGATGGGGTCCTGCCTGTCAAACGGTGACAGGTAAACGACTGCCGACCGATGTGGTGAACTTTAACGTGCAGGACGTGGGCCACTCGACGTGCATTCAATTCTGCGGTTACAACAACAGGGATTGCATGATTTCGGTGCAGCCGCTGCCACAGGGGCGAGTGCCGGCGGTCAGTTTTCATCCGGGATGCAATCAGAACGGAAGCTGCAACGTCGACTGTGATCCGACGACATTTGTGCATGTGATACAGGATTGGCAGTATGACTGGGCCTATAATCGCTACTATCAGGTTATTCGGGGCGACGGATGTCTGTGCGCGACACTGGACAGCATTCCGTCGAGCCTTCGCCTGGCCTCTCCAAATGGCGGGGAGGTCTTGACGATTCAGCACTGGGCGACTGTGCAGTGGTACGGCGCGGGGTTTGTCGGCAATGTGAACCTTGATTTGAACCGCGATTATCCCACGGGCCAATGGGAATCCCTCGCGGGGAATATTCCGAATGACGGTAACGAAGTGATTCGCATCACGGATCCTTTGTCGAATCATTGTCGGATCCGGGTGTCGGCGGTCTCGGACACTTTTTCAGATGTTTCGGATGCAGACTTTCAGATCACCGCTTCGGCCGGGCGCATTGTGGTGGTGAGGCCGGCGGCACCGAACACACCGGTCTTGATGTGGAATGCCGGGACCGTAGAGTGCCCGCTCACCGCCAGCGCCACGTTCCTGATTAAGAACATCGGCACGTCACCAGCGCTGGTCTTCCGTCCTCAGCCGCTCCTGGGCGGGATCTTCTCACGCATCTGTTTGTGCCCGGACTCGTTCACTCTCAATGCCGGGGATACCAGTCAGTGTAACATCCGTCTGACCTATGACCCGGTGACGGACGGCACACAACTTGATACACTATCCATTCGCAGCGATGCCTCCAACACAGCAGGCGGCTTTGTGCATGTGGCCCTTACGGGGATGCAGATCTCGACCCCGCAAAGTCCGCAGGTGGTGATTCAGGTTCAGGGACAGGATGCGGTGCTCACCTGGCAACCGGTATCTAATTCTGTCAATGGATGTCCGGTCTATCCCACGGCATATCTGGTCTATTATTCTCCGACAGGGAGCGGGCCGTTCTACTATCACGGTTTCACGAGCAGCACGAGCTATGTGCACCCTCGAGCGGTGCAGTTTGCCGGAGGGATGTATTATCAGGTGGTGGCGTACTCCGGAACGCTCTCTGTGGTGGAGGGGATTTCGCAGGGGGAAGAGATGGGGGTTGTCTTTGGGAAAATAGGAAATGGGAAATAG
- a CDS encoding lmo0937 family membrane protein translates to MLWTIFVILLVLWLLGLVTSYTLGGFIHILLVVAIVILLIRLIQGRRPVV, encoded by the coding sequence ATGCTGTGGACAATTTTTGTCATACTCCTGGTCTTATGGCTGTTGGGATTAGTGACATCCTACACGCTCGGCGGATTTATTCATATCTTGCTGGTAGTGGCGATTGTAATACTCCTGATTCGCTTGATCCAAGGCCGACGTCCGGTCGTATGA
- a CDS encoding isoprenylcysteine carboxylmethyltransferase family protein yields the protein MPKTVDSIGREGDSLFAALVIDIVLLGLFGLQHSVMARPWFKAFWRRIIPEHLERSTYVLLVAVAYALLFWQWRPIGAVIWQTEQPIAIWSIRILFLAGWGLVLWSSHLINPWDMWGFRHVYAYFQGVPYKPLEIQVLGPYHWMRHPIMLGLFIVFWASPLMTVGHALFATVMTAYGLIATIWEERDLIRNYPSYQDYRNSTPMIFPRFGGRRNVLESKPWI from the coding sequence TTGCCCAAAACTGTAGACTCGATTGGGCGGGAAGGGGATTCCCTTTTTGCTGCTTTAGTCATTGATATTGTGCTCTTAGGGCTGTTTGGCTTGCAGCACAGTGTGATGGCCCGGCCCTGGTTCAAGGCTTTCTGGCGGAGAATCATCCCGGAGCATTTGGAGCGGAGCACCTATGTCCTGCTCGTCGCAGTGGCTTACGCTCTGCTCTTCTGGCAGTGGCGCCCTATTGGAGCGGTAATCTGGCAGACGGAGCAGCCGATTGCCATATGGTCGATTCGGATACTTTTCCTCGCGGGCTGGGGGCTCGTGCTGTGGTCTTCGCACCTGATTAATCCCTGGGACATGTGGGGATTCCGCCATGTGTATGCGTACTTCCAAGGCGTTCCATATAAGCCGTTGGAAATTCAGGTCTTGGGGCCATATCACTGGATGCGGCATCCGATCATGCTGGGCTTATTCATTGTCTTCTGGGCCTCGCCTCTCATGACGGTGGGCCATGCCCTGTTTGCCACAGTGATGACCGCTTACGGCCTGATTGCGACGATCTGGGAGGAGCGGGATCTGATCCGCAACTATCCTTCCTATCAAGATTACCGGAACTCGACGCCGATGATTTTCCCGCGGTTTGGCGGGCGGCGGAACGTGCTGGAAAGCAAACCGTGGATTTAA